Proteins from one Fragaria vesca subsp. vesca linkage group LG6, FraVesHawaii_1.0, whole genome shotgun sequence genomic window:
- the LOC101303832 gene encoding putative disease resistance protein RGA3-like: protein MAEFLLTFAAEGILTKVTRLAAEEFTLVLGFKGDLARLQASILNIQALLRDVDQSQVRGEAVKSWVQDLEDIAHEADDVLDEIGYEVLRRKVELRDQMKKKVKNFFSHNNPIAFRFKMAHKIKKINKSLVNLNKEAAGRIGFVARTLANATPQDVEVLDRETVSSFDSDEKLIIGREEVVSDIVETLIKSNYDEESYLPVLAIVGMPGLGKTTLAKSVYHESEIDKHFNEKIWVCVSTPFEVKTILRGILESLEPEKASLQSKDAICKFIRGKLEKKRYLLVLDDVWNEDAEKWKELMSCLLTVKDTRGSSIIVTTRSDKVAKVMETLPRCDLEKLSDEECWLIMKDKAISVRSAPITKEQETIGKKIAKKCGGVPLVAKLPPSDSPYRSNPSQHDLKPIKAIETACQSTPDHLQASDYAREPSTPMRPETRTSAPLKPHACLSSPPPSKIKRLPGRKIVAVV, encoded by the exons ATGGCAGAATTTCTGCTCACTTTTGCTGCCGAAGGAATACTGACCAAGGTGACTAGGCTTGCTGCAGAAGAATTCACTCTCGTATTGGGTTTCAAAGGAGACCTAGCACGTCTGCAGGCTTCAATCCTAAACATTCAAGCTTTGCTACGAGATGTCGACCAATCACAAGTTCGAGGGGAGGCTGTGAAATCGTGGGTGCAGGATCTGGAAGACATAGCTCACGAAGCGGATGATGTCTTGGATGAAATTGGGTATGAAGTTCTCCGACGCAAAGTAGAACTCCGAGACCAGATGAAGAAAAAGGTGAAGAATTTCTTTTCACACAACAATCCCATTGCATTTCGTTTCAAAATGGCACATAAAATTAAAAAGATCAACAAATCTTTGGTGAATTTGAACAAGGAGGCAGCTGGCCGTATCGGGTTCGTTGCTAGAACATTAGCAAATGCAACCCCTCAAGATGTTGAAGTACTTGACAGGGAAACAGTCTCCAGCTTTGACAGCGATGAGAAGCTCATCATTGGAAGGGAGGAGGTCGTGTCAGATATAGTCGAAACCTTGATCAAGTCAAACTATGATGAAGAAAGTTATCTTCCAGTTCTGGCTATCGTGGGAATGCCAGGTCTAGGTAAGACAACTCTGGCTAAATCAGTATATCATGAATCTGAGATTGATAAACACTTCAATGAAAAAATATGGGTGTGTGTATCCACCCCTTTCGAAGTCAAGACGATCTTAAGGGGAATTTTGGAATCTTTGGAACCGGAGAAGGCCTCGTTACAAAGCAAGGACGCGATTTGTAAGTTCATTCGAGGAAAGCTGGAAAAGAAAAGATATCTTCTAGTGCTCGATGATGTTTGGAACGAAGATGCTGAAAAATGGAAAGAGCTGATGAGTTGTTTGTTAACGGTTAAAGATACTCGAGGAAGCAGCATCATTGTCACTACCCGTAGTGACAAAGTTGCAAAAGTCATGGAGACCCTTCCCAGGTGTGATTTGGAAAAACTATCAGATGAGGAGTGCTGGCTCATAATGAAGGACAAAGCAATTTCAGTTCGGAGTGCTCCTATAACCAAAGAGCAGGAGACAATCGGTAAAAAGATTGCTAAAAAGTGTGGAGGTGTACCATTAGTGGCAAAG CTGCCGCCCTCAGACTCACCCTACCGGTCAAACCCGAGCCAACACGATCTGAAGCCGATTAAGGCCATTGAAACCGCTTGCCAATCGACACCAGACCACCTCCAAGCCTCTGACTACGCAAGGGAGCCGTCGACCCCAATGAGACCCGAAACTAGAACTTCTGCACCGCTGAAGCCGCACGCATGTCTGTCTTCACCGCCTCCAAGCAAGATCAAGCGGCTCCCCGGAAGGAAGATTGTCGCCGTTGTCTAA
- the LOC101303541 gene encoding enzymatic polyprotein-like: MAILEPPVSGEDPSSAESSEDEPPTEVDTVVPLHAITNTKLSDMMRFKGSINGNIIDVFVDCGSAVNFLHPAVAARLDLPRTTAEPLRFTSATGQTAKPSGLACRVTVKIQEYELTDDFLLLPVPGCDLLLGAQWLDTLGFIGWHFFEKVMMFVANGKHHVLYGIKQLPATEPSHNLMAILAQEQIDYATLGPTVPQDEAHCPQVQQLLTDFHMLFEAPIGLPPIRAIDHRIPLLPSASPVNVRPYRYPYSQKAELETQVNGMLSNGLICPSQSPFSSLVLLVWKKDKAWRFCVDYRDLNAVTIKVRFPIPVVDELLDELHGARYFTKLDLRAGYHQIRMCEQDIHKTAFRTHNGHYEFVVMPFGLSNAPSTFQALMNLVFKPLLRKDHRMHILTHILSMSAYIVRKSENL; encoded by the coding sequence ATGGCCATTCTGGAACCACCAGTTTCCGGGGAGGACCCCTCATCGGCTGAGTCATCGGAGGATGAACCCCCCACCGAGGTCGACACCGTCGTTCCTCTCCACGCCATCACCAATACTAAGCTTAGTGATATGATGCGCTTCAAGGGTTCGATTAATGGCAACATCATCGACGTCTTTGTCGACTGCGGCTCAGCGGTTAATTTCCTCCACCCTGCCGTCGCCGCACGATTGGACCTCCCGCGCACTACCGCGGAACCACTTAGGTTCACATCTGCCACCGGTCAGACAGCCAAACCTTCCGGCCTCGCATGCAGAGTAACAGTGAAAATACAGGAGTATGAGCTCACAGATGACTTCCTCCTCCTACCGGTGCCGGGCTGCGACCTTCTCCTCGGTGCTCAATGGTTGGACACCCTGGGTTTCATTGGCTGGCACTTCTTTGAGAAAGTGATGATGTTTGTGGCAAATGGCAAACACCATGTTCTTTATGGCATCAAGCAGCTCCCGGCAACTGAACCATCGCACAACTTGATGGCCATTCTCGCACAGGAGCAAATAGACTATGCCACCCTCGGGCCAACGGTCCCTCAAGACGAGGCCCACTGCCCCCAAGTCCAGCAACTGTTGACTGACTTTCACATGTTGTTTGAAGCCCCGATAGGTTTGCCACCAATACGGGCCATCGATCATCGCATCCCACTCCTCCCATCCGCTAGTCCAGTTAATGTTCGTCCTTACCGGTACCCCTATTCGCAAAAGGCAGAGCTCGAGACCCAAGTCAATGGGATGCTTTCCAATGGTCTTATCTGCCCTAGTCAAAGCCCTTTTTCTTCCCTGGTTTTACTAGTTTGGAAGAAGGATAAGGCATGGAGGTTTTGTGTGGATTACCGTGATCTCAACGCGGTCACCATCAAGGTTCGCTTCCCGATTCCGGTCGTGGACGAACTTTTAGATGAACTCCATGGTGCCCGATATTTTACCAAATTGGATCTCCGTGCCGGGTATCACCAAATTCGGATGTGTGAGCAAGACATTCACAAGACGGCATTCCGTACACACAACGGCCATTATGAATTCGTGGTTATGCCATTTGGTCTTTCTAATGCTCCTAGTACTTTTCAAGCTTTAATGAACCTTGTGTTCAAACCGCTTTTGCGCAAAGATCATAGAATGCATATATTGACACATATATTGTCAATGTCTGCATATATTGTGAGAAAATCTGAAAATCTATGA